A portion of the Nitrospira sp. genome contains these proteins:
- a CDS encoding aspartate carbamoyltransferase catalytic subunit, whose amino-acid sequence MGLKRKDLLSLTHLSADDISLILETADSFKEVSGREIKKVPALRGKTVVNLFFEPSTRTRTSFELAAKRLSADVINFSPSSSSVVKGETLLDTARNIEAMQADIIVLRHSSAGAAETLARGVKSSVINAGDGWHEHPTQALLDLYTIRSRGMGFAGLKVAIVGDVAHSRVARSNIFALTKLGAEVRVVGPATMIPLHIGQLGVKVYHNLDEGLRGVHVIMMLRLQLERQGRALFPTIREYARQYGLTGDRVKLAEPGAIVMHPGPINRGVEIAPDVADSLSSVILDQVANGVAVRMGILYLMSGAG is encoded by the coding sequence GTGGGGCTCAAACGGAAAGACCTGCTCAGTCTGACCCACTTGTCGGCAGACGATATCTCCTTGATCCTGGAGACGGCCGATTCCTTCAAGGAAGTGTCGGGGCGGGAGATCAAGAAGGTGCCGGCGCTACGCGGCAAGACCGTGGTGAACCTCTTTTTCGAGCCGAGCACGAGAACCCGAACCTCATTTGAACTCGCGGCGAAACGACTCAGCGCCGACGTCATCAACTTTTCTCCATCCTCCAGCAGTGTCGTCAAGGGTGAGACGCTCCTGGACACGGCCAGGAATATTGAGGCGATGCAGGCTGACATTATCGTCCTGCGGCATTCCTCAGCCGGGGCAGCCGAAACATTAGCACGCGGGGTGAAGTCGTCGGTCATCAATGCCGGAGACGGGTGGCATGAACACCCGACCCAGGCGTTGCTGGACCTGTATACGATTCGCAGCCGAGGCATGGGGTTCGCCGGACTCAAGGTGGCGATTGTCGGCGACGTCGCCCACAGCCGCGTGGCCCGTTCCAATATTTTCGCCCTCACGAAACTCGGCGCGGAAGTGCGCGTCGTGGGCCCGGCCACCATGATTCCCCTGCACATCGGCCAACTGGGCGTGAAGGTCTATCACAACCTCGACGAAGGATTGCGGGGCGTGCATGTGATCATGATGTTGCGATTGCAACTCGAACGGCAGGGGCGAGCCCTGTTCCCGACGATTCGCGAGTATGCGCGTCAGTACGGATTAACCGGCGACCGCGTCAAGCTGGCCGAGCCCGGCGCCATCGTCATGCATCCTGGTCCCATCAACCGTGGTGTGGAAATCGCCCCGGACGTCGCGGACAGCCTCTCGTCCGTGATCCTCGATCAGGTCGCCAACGGCGTCGCCGTGCGGATGGGTATTTTGTATCTCATGTCCGGAGCGGGGTGA
- the pyrR gene encoding bifunctional pyr operon transcriptional regulator/uracil phosphoribosyltransferase PyrR encodes MTTDSTSDTRQERVVMDAGDIARAVTRIAHEILERNKGIQDLALVGIRTGGVHLAHRLVRRIHDIEGTQIPIGELDITLYRDDLSLRKDQPILRTTSVPFKISNLKVVLVDDVLFTGRTIRAAMDGLIDLGRPAEIQLAVLVDRGHRQLPIKANYIGKNIPTSRDEAIEVHLEENGEEDRVVIIRT; translated from the coding sequence ATGACGACCGACTCCACCTCAGACACACGACAGGAACGGGTCGTGATGGACGCCGGCGACATCGCCCGCGCTGTCACCCGCATCGCTCACGAAATTTTGGAGCGCAACAAAGGGATCCAGGATCTCGCGCTCGTGGGAATCCGAACGGGGGGCGTGCACCTGGCCCACCGGCTCGTCCGCCGCATCCATGATATTGAAGGCACCCAAATCCCGATCGGTGAGCTGGACATCACACTCTACCGAGATGATCTCTCGCTGAGAAAAGATCAGCCGATCCTCCGGACGACCTCGGTCCCCTTCAAGATTTCCAATTTGAAAGTGGTGCTGGTCGATGACGTACTGTTCACCGGCCGGACCATCCGGGCCGCCATGGACGGATTGATCGATCTCGGACGACCGGCGGAAATACAACTGGCGGTGCTGGTTGATCGCGGCCACCGGCAATTGCCCATCAAGGCGAATTACATCGGAAAGAATATTCCTACCTCGCGCGACGAGGCCATTGAGGTCCACCTCGAAGAAAACGGGGAAGAGGACCGCGTGGTCATCATCAGGACGTAA